DNA from Mycobacterium sp. SMC-8:
GCCATCGACAGCAGCCCGTATCCGCCCATCTCGTCACTGCCCAACGGATGTTCGAAGGTGTCGAAACCGACTCCGTCGTCGGCGATCTCAAGTCTGGCCGTGTTGTCGTCGACCCGGAAGACCAGCCGGGCGAGCGAGGCGTGGGCGTGCTTGACGACGTTCTGCAGGCATTCCTGCGCGATGCGGTACAGGGCCAGCTCGATGTGGTCGGGCAGGCGGGTGTCGTCGAGGTCGACGTCGATCGTGATCTGCGGGATCGAACGGGCCAGGCTGGCCAGCCCGCCGGAGAGTCCGAGGTCGTCGAGCACCGGCGGGCGCAACCCGCTGATCGCGGCGCGGGCTTCCTGCAGCGTCAGCTCGGCGAGCTCCCGGGCCCGGTCCAGCTGCTCGTGCAGGGCGTCCCGATCGCCCGGTGATCTCGCGGCCTGAGCGGCGGCGTCGAGGCGGTAGGACAGCGTGACCAGGCGCTGGGAGATGCCGTCGTGGATGTCGCCGGCGAGCCTGCGGCGCTCCAGTTCCTGCGCCTCGATCACCTGCTCGACGAAGTTCTCGTGCGCACGCTCGCGCGCCACCAGCTGCCGGTGCAGCCGGGCCTGGTGCATCGCACCGGCGATCAGGCGACCGATGACCAGCAGCAGTTCCACATCGCGGTCGCCGAAGTCGCGCTCGGCCACGGTGTGCACGTTGAGCACGCCGACCAGTCCGCCCGGGTCGGTCTCCATCGGCACCGACACCATCGAGGTGAAATCGCGGCCGCGCAGCGACTGGAACGGCAGGTAGCGAGGGTCGGACTCCTTGTCCTTCTTGATCACCACCGGCTGCCGGTTGCCGGCTACCCAACCTGAAATGCCCTGTCCCAGTGGCAATCTGATCTTGCCGACCTCCGAGTCGAACGGCGGGGTGGCGCCGGCCAGCGTCAGCGAGCGCTCGGTGTCGTCGAGCACGTGCACGAAGCACACGTCGGAGTCGGTGGCCGCGGTGATCATCCTGGCCGCCGCGGCGGCCAGCGGCTCGACGCCAGGACCGCTGGATGCGGCCCTGATGAGTTCGCGCAGCAGCGCGAGCTCGCGGTCGGCGGTCAGCAGTGGCCGGGTCACTGGTAGATGCCTTCCCGCAGCGCGGTGGCCACGGCGCCGGTGCGGTCGGACACGCCGAGCTTGCGGTAGATGGAGCTCAGGTGGGTCTTGACGGTTTCGTCGCCGATGATGAGCCTGGCGGCGATGGCGCGGTTGGACAGTCCGTTGACCACCAGTGCCAGGATCTCGCTCTCCCGCTGGGTCAGACCGTGCCGGGCGCCGGGCCAGAATTCGTCGCGCTGC
Protein-coding regions in this window:
- a CDS encoding GAF domain-containing sensor histidine kinase, whose product is MTRPLLTADRELALLRELIRAASSGPGVEPLAAAAARMITAATDSDVCFVHVLDDTERSLTLAGATPPFDSEVGKIRLPLGQGISGWVAGNRQPVVIKKDKESDPRYLPFQSLRGRDFTSMVSVPMETDPGGLVGVLNVHTVAERDFGDRDVELLLVIGRLIAGAMHQARLHRQLVARERAHENFVEQVIEAQELERRRLAGDIHDGISQRLVTLSYRLDAAAQAARSPGDRDALHEQLDRARELAELTLQEARAAISGLRPPVLDDLGLSGGLASLARSIPQITIDVDLDDTRLPDHIELALYRIAQECLQNVVKHAHASLARLVFRVDDNTARLEIADDGVGFDTFEHPLGSDEMGGYGLLSMAERAEIVGGRLNIRSRPGSGTTVTATIPLPPVTHPAADTDRP